The following are from one region of the Phycisphaeraceae bacterium genome:
- a CDS encoding MBL fold metallo-hydrolase, whose product MAKTPSRASDVDVRVISIGALDINPLWGERAPTRTGHSTTTLIRAGDRRILVDPGLPAPALVARLGERSGLTPDAITHIFLTSFRPDCRRALDAFPEAIWWISEAERESVGVPLAMKLREALDENDEEVMDALHREVALLQRCEPAPDQLADRLSLFPLPGVTPGMTGLLLAEPRHTTLLTGDAIPTVEHLLEGQAPRSAHDVAQARQSLAEAIEIADFLVLGRDNLVVNPVRRPF is encoded by the coding sequence ATGGCCAAGACCCCCTCCAGAGCGTCCGACGTCGATGTCCGCGTGATCTCGATCGGCGCCCTCGACATAAACCCCCTCTGGGGCGAGCGTGCGCCCACGCGCACCGGGCATTCCACGACCACCCTGATCCGCGCCGGCGACCGGCGCATCCTCGTCGACCCGGGCCTCCCGGCCCCGGCCCTCGTCGCGCGCCTGGGCGAGCGCAGCGGCCTCACCCCCGACGCCATCACCCATATCTTCCTCACCTCGTTCCGCCCCGACTGCCGGCGCGCCCTCGACGCGTTCCCCGAAGCGATCTGGTGGATCAGCGAGGCCGAGCGCGAATCGGTCGGCGTCCCCCTCGCGATGAAACTCCGCGAGGCGCTCGACGAGAACGACGAAGAAGTGATGGACGCGCTCCATCGCGAGGTCGCGCTGCTGCAGCGCTGCGAGCCCGCCCCCGACCAGTTGGCCGATCGCCTCTCGCTCTTCCCCCTCCCGGGCGTCACCCCGGGAATGACGGGCCTTCTCCTGGCCGAGCCGCGCCATACGACGCTCCTCACGGGCGACGCGATCCCCACGGTCGAGCACCTGCTCGAAGGTCAGGCGCCGCGCTCCGCCCACGATGTCGCGCAGGCCCGCCAGAGTCTCGCCGAAGCCATCGAAATCGCGGATTTCCTCGTGCTGGGGCGCGACAACCTCGTCGTGAACCCCGTGCGCCGTCCGTTCTGA
- a CDS encoding OPT/YSL family transporter, which translates to MSDSASYPPPPPPSPRKGPMGDVFQRDYREVTWSSIVFGLVVGSVLNAAITYAGLKIGFTIVGSAIAAVLGFGVLRGMLRRGSILEVNVGQTIASAVNGPCSGIIFTVPVLFLLGVPLVTESGAPNSTFWLLTISAVAGAILGVAFIIPLRKQMIDIERLRFPSATAVGAILKSPGAGARKSIILIISILVAALLNAPAVLPQIRFETTVERLDDLVAREKIPFETALRTRMIDSWITAQAAPPEVLAHGETLFALTGARNTLADARKGKGDEDEAEKRVAELEAAAAQRKAAALEAIRAKTAVNAHAVTTLDDELSLRAFSAANNAAPPGARRAFGWDDLRSRKTGWATAPMWGYSDLNIRAARVVDTTVPPVDYAFDGIGTPNEVLARSVDHDRNGVPDLLVTDDRINVGRMLGLPPQMQLIFAIAPFALGAGYLTGRAGLYVLAGGVLAYLILTPTIFSMGWMPEAVSAYDAPNYGFFSINRPLGIGLLLGGAMMGVLSSLPAIREALRSIIAARASKTGAGADEMGFKVIVTAAVASFIVLFLAADFAHKAPINSADPITSEIYEKAAVKLEVNGYTIGFATRESADTFQNSWTPDQRSEYLAARKADKPGVLGKMNPHLRSLIIALIGAAWIWFAGIIIAQCTGMTDWSPISGMALITIVLVLVLAGRADVIGALIIGVALCVAITLASDMMADLKTGYIVGAQPKRQQTVEMIFCAIGPFISMFVLLLIARANVAKYGIAMGAGTDTTAPQAQALEAIITGVQGGDMPYFLYAAGAVMGGLLGLGAFAGLGVLVGLSMYLPMFYIATYGVGCVINMVVSKTKGRAWAEEWGVPVAAGFIVGDALLALGANLVVLAQAS; encoded by the coding sequence ATGTCCGACTCCGCTTCGTACCCCCCGCCCCCTCCGCCCTCGCCTCGTAAGGGGCCGATGGGCGATGTGTTCCAGCGGGATTACCGAGAGGTCACCTGGAGCTCGATCGTCTTCGGGCTCGTCGTCGGCTCGGTCCTCAACGCCGCGATCACCTACGCCGGGCTCAAGATCGGCTTCACGATCGTCGGCTCCGCGATCGCCGCCGTGCTGGGCTTCGGCGTGCTCCGCGGCATGCTCCGGCGAGGGTCCATCCTCGAGGTGAATGTCGGGCAGACCATCGCGTCCGCCGTCAACGGGCCCTGCTCGGGCATCATCTTCACGGTCCCGGTGCTCTTCCTGCTGGGCGTGCCGCTGGTCACCGAATCGGGGGCGCCGAACTCGACCTTCTGGCTGCTGACGATCTCCGCCGTCGCCGGCGCGATCCTGGGCGTCGCGTTCATCATCCCGCTGCGCAAGCAGATGATCGACATCGAGCGCCTGCGCTTCCCCAGCGCCACCGCCGTCGGCGCGATCCTCAAATCACCCGGCGCCGGCGCTCGCAAGTCCATCATCCTCATCATCTCGATCCTCGTCGCGGCGTTGCTCAACGCGCCCGCCGTCCTGCCGCAGATCCGCTTCGAGACCACCGTCGAGCGGCTCGACGACCTCGTCGCGCGCGAGAAGATCCCCTTCGAGACCGCCCTGCGCACGCGCATGATCGATTCGTGGATCACCGCGCAGGCCGCCCCGCCCGAGGTCCTCGCGCACGGCGAGACGCTCTTCGCACTCACCGGGGCGCGCAACACCCTCGCCGACGCGCGCAAGGGCAAGGGCGACGAGGACGAGGCCGAGAAGCGCGTCGCGGAACTGGAAGCAGCGGCCGCTCAGCGAAAGGCCGCGGCCCTGGAAGCGATCCGCGCGAAGACCGCCGTCAACGCGCACGCCGTCACCACCCTCGACGACGAGCTCTCGCTGCGCGCCTTCTCCGCCGCCAACAACGCCGCCCCCCCCGGAGCGCGCCGGGCCTTCGGGTGGGACGACCTCCGCTCGCGCAAGACCGGCTGGGCCACCGCGCCGATGTGGGGGTACTCCGACCTCAACATCCGCGCCGCGCGCGTCGTCGACACCACCGTCCCGCCCGTCGATTACGCCTTCGACGGCATCGGCACGCCCAACGAAGTCCTCGCACGCTCCGTCGACCACGACCGCAACGGCGTGCCCGACCTCCTCGTCACCGACGACCGCATCAACGTCGGGCGCATGCTCGGGCTGCCCCCCCAGATGCAGCTCATCTTCGCCATCGCGCCCTTCGCGCTGGGCGCCGGCTACCTCACCGGGCGAGCCGGGCTCTACGTGCTCGCCGGCGGCGTCCTCGCCTACCTCATCCTCACGCCCACGATCTTCTCGATGGGCTGGATGCCCGAGGCGGTCTCCGCCTACGACGCGCCCAACTACGGCTTCTTCAGCATCAACCGCCCGCTGGGCATCGGCCTGCTGCTGGGCGGCGCCATGATGGGCGTGCTCTCTTCGCTCCCGGCGATCCGCGAGGCCCTCCGCTCGATCATCGCCGCTCGCGCCTCCAAGACCGGGGCCGGCGCCGACGAGATGGGCTTCAAGGTCATCGTCACCGCCGCCGTCGCGTCGTTCATCGTGCTCTTCCTCGCCGCCGACTTCGCCCACAAGGCGCCGATCAACTCCGCCGACCCGATCACCTCCGAGATCTACGAGAAGGCCGCCGTCAAGCTCGAGGTCAACGGCTACACGATCGGCTTCGCGACGCGCGAATCGGCCGACACCTTCCAGAACTCGTGGACCCCCGACCAGCGATCCGAATATCTCGCCGCGCGCAAGGCCGACAAGCCCGGCGTCCTCGGGAAGATGAACCCCCACCTGCGCTCGCTGATCATCGCGCTGATCGGCGCCGCCTGGATCTGGTTCGCCGGCATCATCATCGCGCAGTGCACGGGCATGACGGACTGGTCGCCGATATCCGGCATGGCGCTCATCACCATTGTGCTGGTGCTCGTCCTCGCCGGACGAGCCGACGTCATCGGCGCCCTCATTATCGGCGTTGCGCTCTGCGTCGCGATCACGCTCGCGTCCGACATGATGGCCGACCTGAAAACCGGCTACATAGTCGGCGCGCAACCGAAACGCCAGCAGACCGTCGAGATGATCTTCTGCGCCATCGGGCCCTTCATCTCCATGTTCGTCCTGCTCCTCATCGCCCGCGCCAATGTCGCCAAGTACGGCATCGCGATGGGCGCCGGCACCGACACCACCGCGCCCCAGGCGCAGGCGCTCGAAGCCATCATCACCGGCGTGCAGGGCGGCGACATGCCTTACTTCCTCTACGCCGCCGGCGCCGTCATGGGCGGGCTCCTCGGGCTCGGCGCCTTCGCCGGGCTGGGCGTGCTCGTCGGTCTCTCGATGTACCTCCCCATGTTCTACATCGCCACCTACGGCGTGGGCTGCGTCATCAACATGGTCGTCTCCAAGACCAAGGGACGCGCCTGGGCCGAGGAATGGGGCGTCCCCGTCGCCGCCGGCTTCATCGTGGGCGACGCGCTCCTCGCGCTGGGCGCCAACCTCGTCGTCCTCGCGCAAGCGTCCTGA